TGTTGGCTTCAGCAGGTACATTGACGATTTGGCATACCGTGTTTATGGCTATTACTGCTTTGATTGTCGGTATTGGTGTGACCAAAGGTATCGAAACTACGGCTAAAGTCTTAATGCCACTACTCGGCGTGATTTTGTTCGTCATCGTTGGTTATAACGTAATAAACGGTGGTTTTGGCGAAGCAGTGGCTTATCTATTCACACCAGATCTTAGTAAGTTGACTGGCGATGTAATGCTTGCAGCATTGGGTCATGCATTCTTCACCCTATCTATTGGTATGGGTATTATGATTGCTTATGGCTCATATTTGGGTCGTGAAGTGAACTTACTAAAAACCGCCCGTACCGTTGTGATTTTAGATACGGTTATTGCTTTGGCTGCTGGTCTAGCAATCTTCCCAATCATCTTTAGCAATGGTCTAGACCCTGCTTCAGGTCCTGGTCTTATCTTTGTCAGCCTACCGATCGCTTTTGGTAGCATGGGCGCAGGGACGATCATTGGTACATTGTTCTTCTTACTCATTACTTTTGCTGCTATTACCTCCTCAATCTCATTGCTTGAGCCAACCGTTGAGTTTTTAGAAGAACGTACACCGATGAGTCGTACGGTATCAACCATCGTTGCCAGTACAGTGATTTGGCTATTAGGCGTTGCGGCACTACTATCATTTAACCTATGGTCTGACTTTACTATCATGGGTAACGGTATCTTTGATGCATTGGATAAAATTACCAGTAAATTCCTTCTCC
This region of Psychrobacter sp. JCM 18902 genomic DNA includes:
- a CDS encoding sodium-dependent transporter, whose translation is MAINKQEHAQWSSSFGFVLAAVGSAVGLGNIWKFPYMVGESGGSAFVIAYLFCIALVGFPILVAEWLIGRRGQKNPVNTFADVAASEGKSRSWGIIGASGILGGFLILSFYSVIGGWALNYITKAGTGSFIGQDSDSIAATFDAMLASAGTLTIWHTVFMAITALIVGIGVTKGIETTAKVLMPLLGVILFVIVGYNVINGGFGEAVAYLFTPDLSKLTGDVMLAALGHAFFTLSIGMGIMIAYGSYLGREVNLLKTARTVVILDTVIALAAGLAIFPIIFSNGLDPASGPGLIFVSLPIAFGSMGAGTIIGTLFFLLITFAAITSSISLLEPTVEFLEERTPMSRTVSTIVASTVIWLLGVAALLSFNLWSDFTIMGNGIFDALDKITSKFLLPLTGLAAIIFVGWQMDQRSIQQELGLSNGAWQLWQIVAKFVAPIAVIVVFVTSLMG